One Aphidius gifuensis isolate YNYX2018 linkage group LG5, ASM1490517v1, whole genome shotgun sequence genomic region harbors:
- the LOC122856393 gene encoding uncharacterized protein LOC122856393 produces the protein MPLKKEALSKEAKFLEEIEKVRDVIKKKHQLLKLGKESISETANEYLKPVIGPLENIAAKITPIINNKKSKISKDNTYDSEREEDSIISDGTHSSNSGNINTEQNLSSDEETEAFHDTIENLQLIEQEADETDTLQWDKDYGVKRKNSGEYKIGNAELLFENNNMIVADETYEITQGLLELLFMKSPEKTKVTQIDEKNYAQILLNTNAHLRYHNSKNTVKNSASQKYITFILPHMKSTQHHGSGLLPTNMIIQSKNQSKVNYVYWDNPNELVDRLRLLVASRTAGNPSHDNEIMSIIEELREANIIH, from the exons ATGCCTCTCAAGAAGGAAGCACTGTCAAAAGAAGCAAAATTTCttgaagaaatagaaaaagttaGAGATGTAATAAAGAAGAagcatcaattattaaaattagggAAAGAAAGCATATCTGAAACTGCTAACGAGTACTTAAAACCAGTCATCGGACCACTTGAGAATATAGCTGCTAAAATAACAccgataataaacaataaaaaaagcaaaattagtAAAGACAACACATATGATTCTGAGAGAGAAGAAGACAGTATCATTTCTGATGGAACGCATTCAAGTAATTctggaaatataaatacagaACAAAATCTCAGTTCTGATGAGGAAACAGAGGCTTTCCATGATACTATTGAAAATCTACAACTGATAGAGCAAGAGGCTGATGAGACAG ATACTTTACAATGGGATAAAGATTATGgggttaaaagaaaaaacagtggagaatataaaattggaaatgcTGAATTACTattcgaaaataataatatgattgtTGCTGATGAAACGTATGAAATAACCCAAGGACTactggaattattatttatgaaatccCCAGAAAAAACCAAAGTCactcaaattgatgaaaaaaattatgctcaAATTCTTCTCAACACAAATGCACATTTAAGATAtcataattctaaaaatacagTGAAAAATTCAGCATCACAAAAGTATATTACATTCATATTGCCTCACATGAAGAGTACACAACATCATGGTTCTGGTTTACTACCAACAAATATGATAATTCAAAGTAAGAATCAATCTAAAgttaattatgtttattgGGATAATCCGAACGAGCTTGTTGATCGTTTAAGATTGCTAGTTGCTTCACGAACAGCTGGCAATCCAAGTCACGATAATGAAATCATGTCAATCATTGAAGAACTAAGAGAGGCCAACATTATACATTAA